CCCCTCCCCCACCGTCGAGGAGCGGCGCCTCGACCTCGCCGTGCCCCGGGAGATCCTGGAGCGGTCCGGGTTCGACGGCGTGGCGCCGCGCTTCGCACGGGAGTTGGCGCACGCGCGGTCCTACGCGCAGGCGCGGCGGGCCGCCGTGCGGGAGGGGTCGGCGCTGTGGCGGCGGGCCGTCGACCGGGCGCAGGGGCGCGGCCCCGCGGGCGGGGACCTGAGCCGGGACGACGACCGGCCGCTGTACTGGGCGCGGCTCGCGATGACCCGCGAAGCCCGCACCTGGGAACCGGAGTTCAGGCTCGAAGAGGCGCGGCGGGCGGCGCTGATCGAGGTGGTCGAGCGGACCTCGCGCGGGCAGACCGATGTACGGCTGCCCGCCGGGAAGGGGCTCAGGCGGGTGGTGGTGACCGGGTTCGACCCGTTCACACTCGACCGTGACATCCGGATCTCCAACCCGTCGGGGGCGACCGCGCTCGCCCTGGACGGCACGGTGATCCGCACCCCGCGGGGCCCGGCGCGGGTGGAGACGGTGGTGTTCCCGGTGCGCTGGCGGGACTTCGCCGACGGGACCGTGGAGCGGGCGCTGCGGCCGTACCTGCGGACGGCCGACCTGTTCACGACGGTGAGCCAGGGCCGGGTCGGCCGGTTCGACGTGGAGCGCACCAACGGGGCCTGGCGGGGCGGCTTCCCGGACAACGAGACGGTCGGGAGCACCGGGACCGTGCCGGTCACCGACCCGGCCTCGCAGCCTCAGTGGACGACCACGACACTGCCGTACCGGGCGATCACGGCGGCCGTCACCGGCCGGTTCCCGGTGTACGACAACACGACGGTGACGGAGGTACCGGCGGGCGGCACCGAGCCCGTCGTCCGTCCCGACGGGCCGACTCCGGGGTCGGCGGCGCGGGCCGGGGGCGGCGGCGACTACCTGTCCAACGAGGTCGCCTACCGGGCGACGCTGCTGCGCGACCGGCTCGGGCTGCGCGACACGCTGCCCGGCGGGCATGTGCACACGCCGGTGCTCCAGTTCGGGGCGGGCAACACGGATCCGGCGACCGGGACGGTCTCCGACCCGGAGTTCGTGCGCAACCGGCTGGACATCATCGCGCAGTTGCGGGCGATCCTCGCCATGGCGCTGCGCAACTGACGGACGGACGACGTCAGTTCAGCGGTCCGGCGCCGGTCTCGTGGGGTCCCGCGCCGGCCGGGTCGGCGTCCTCCCGGTGGCCGCCCTCCTCGATGGGCTCGCCGAGCAGGTCGCGGGCCATCAGGGTGGCGCCCGCGACCGCGCCCGGCATCAGGAACACGGCGACGAACGGCACCAGGAACGCCAGGCCGAGCGGCGTGCCGAAGCCCCACACCAGGGTCTTGCGGGAGCGCAACAGGGCCAGCCGCTCGCGGAGTTGGACGTCCCGGCGCTGGAGGGCGACGGCGGCCAGCTCCTCGGCGAGGAAGAACCCGGTGACGAAGAAGCCGATCACCGGGACGACCGTCTGCCCGACGAACGGCACGAAGCCGAGGGCGAACAGCAGGACCGCCCAGATCAGGGCGCGGACCAGGATGCGCAGGCTGTCCCGGGCGGAGATCCACAGGTCGCGCCAGAGCGGCTGCTGCGACTCGGGCGCGGTGGAGTCGGGTGAGACGTCCCGGTCGACCGTCTCGGAGAGGCTGTCGTAGAACGGCTGGCCTATCAGCAGGGTGACGGCGGTGAAGGTGAGGACCGCGAGGAGCAGGCTGAGGGCGAACAGGACGGCGGTCAGGAAGCCGCGGAAGAGGCCGAGCCAGGGGCTCGACCAGTCGTCGGCGAAGGGCGTGGCCCAGCCGACGAAGTCGGCGCCC
The sequence above is a segment of the Streptomyces griseoviridis genome. Coding sequences within it:
- a CDS encoding EI24 domain-containing protein, coding for MRDLAAGFGYLLKGQRWVARHGRQYGFGLLPGLITLVLYLAALIALAAWGADFVGWATPFADDWSSPWLGLFRGFLTAVLFALSLLLAVLTFTAVTLLIGQPFYDSLSETVDRDVSPDSTAPESQQPLWRDLWISARDSLRILVRALIWAVLLFALGFVPFVGQTVVPVIGFFVTGFFLAEELAAVALQRRDVQLRERLALLRSRKTLVWGFGTPLGLAFLVPFVAVFLMPGAVAGATLMARDLLGEPIEEGGHREDADPAGAGPHETGAGPLN
- a CDS encoding pyroglutamyl peptidase, translating into MQVTRVRIGALGFALLAGVCAPVGSASAAPAAPSPTVEERRLDLAVPREILERSGFDGVAPRFARELAHARSYAQARRAAVREGSALWRRAVDRAQGRGPAGGDLSRDDDRPLYWARLAMTREARTWEPEFRLEEARRAALIEVVERTSRGQTDVRLPAGKGLRRVVVTGFDPFTLDRDIRISNPSGATALALDGTVIRTPRGPARVETVVFPVRWRDFADGTVERALRPYLRTADLFTTVSQGRVGRFDVERTNGAWRGGFPDNETVGSTGTVPVTDPASQPQWTTTTLPYRAITAAVTGRFPVYDNTTVTEVPAGGTEPVVRPDGPTPGSAARAGGGGDYLSNEVAYRATLLRDRLGLRDTLPGGHVHTPVLQFGAGNTDPATGTVSDPEFVRNRLDIIAQLRAILAMALRN